The following proteins are encoded in a genomic region of Mycolicibacterium rutilum:
- a CDS encoding SDR family NAD(P)-dependent oxidoreductase has product MATLQRYTDRRVLITGAGSGIGQATALRILDEGGTVVAADISESGLADTATQAGDTGGRLTTVVLDVGSEESVIAGVQRAVDAMNGLDALVNGAGILRSWHFADTTLADFEHVLRVNLVGTFLVTREALPALRAGTAAAVVNFSSTSANYAHPYMAAYAASKGGIQAMTHTLALEFSKENIRFNCVQPGSISSGMTDGTGQSKQSVGPGLPDDADYTLFGKIMPTLAVEGGGMFARPDAVAAVVAMLAAPEAYFVTGTEVRIDGGTHM; this is encoded by the coding sequence GTGGCGACGTTGCAGCGATACACCGACCGTCGAGTGCTGATCACCGGAGCCGGGTCGGGCATCGGTCAGGCCACCGCGCTGCGCATCCTCGACGAGGGTGGCACCGTGGTCGCCGCCGACATCAGCGAGTCGGGGCTGGCCGACACCGCAACCCAGGCGGGCGACACCGGCGGTCGGCTGACGACCGTCGTGCTCGACGTCGGCAGCGAGGAATCGGTGATCGCCGGTGTGCAGCGCGCCGTCGACGCGATGAACGGACTCGATGCACTGGTCAACGGGGCCGGGATCCTGCGCTCGTGGCATTTCGCCGACACCACGCTGGCCGACTTTGAGCACGTGCTGCGGGTCAACCTCGTAGGGACATTCCTGGTCACCCGCGAAGCGTTACCGGCGCTGCGGGCCGGCACCGCCGCCGCCGTCGTGAACTTCAGTTCCACCTCGGCCAACTACGCGCACCCCTATATGGCGGCCTACGCCGCGTCCAAGGGCGGCATCCAGGCGATGACGCACACGCTGGCGCTCGAGTTCAGCAAGGAGAACATCCGGTTCAACTGTGTGCAACCGGGTTCCATCTCGTCGGGAATGACTGACGGCACCGGACAGTCCAAGCAGAGCGTCGGGCCGGGACTGCCCGACGACGCCGACTACACGCTGTTCGGGAAGATCATGCCGACCCTGGCGGTCGAGGGCGGCGGGATGTTCGCCCGGCCCGACGCGGTCGCCGCCGTGGTCGCGATGCTGGCCGCGCCGGAGGCGTACTTCGTCACCGGCACCGAGGTCCGCATCGACGGCGGCACCCACATGTGA
- a CDS encoding SRPBCC family protein, with amino-acid sequence MNAAQSTVVRREITVNAPIEKAFRVFTERFGDFKPREHNLLGVPIVETVFECRVGGHIYDRGSDGSECRWARVVAYEPPDRVVFLWDIGPTWQVQTDPSKASEVEVLFTAAPDGRTRVTLEHRHIDRHGDGWESVASGVDGDGGWPLYLRRYGELVEGR; translated from the coding sequence ATGAACGCTGCCCAGTCGACCGTCGTCCGGCGCGAGATCACCGTCAACGCGCCGATCGAGAAGGCGTTCCGGGTGTTCACCGAGCGGTTCGGCGATTTCAAACCGCGCGAGCACAACCTGCTGGGCGTGCCGATCGTCGAGACGGTGTTCGAATGCCGCGTCGGCGGCCACATCTACGACCGCGGCAGCGACGGCAGCGAGTGCCGATGGGCCCGGGTCGTCGCCTACGAGCCGCCCGACCGCGTGGTGTTCCTGTGGGACATCGGCCCGACGTGGCAGGTGCAGACCGACCCGTCGAAGGCCAGCGAGGTCGAGGTGCTGTTCACCGCGGCGCCCGACGGCCGGACCCGCGTCACGCTCGAACACCGCCACATCGACCGCCACGGTGACGGCTGGGAGTCGGTCGCCTCGGGGGTCGACGGCGACGGCGGCTGGCCGCTGTACCTGCGCCGCTACGGCGAACTCGTCGAGGGTCGGTGA
- the nadD gene encoding nicotinate-nucleotide adenylyltransferase — MAQRRRLGVMGGTFDPIHHGHLVAASEVADRFELDEVVFVPTGQPWQKGRDVTAPEDRYLMTVIATASNPRFSVSRVDIDRGGPTYTKDTLRDLHRLNPDADLFFITGADALASILTWQNFEEMFSIANFVGVSRPGYELDGKHIAAAIKELPDDALQLVEVPALAISSTDCRKRAEENRPIWYLVPDGVVQYVTKRKLYAAQSLTTQGKHQ, encoded by the coding sequence GTGGCTCAAAGGCGCAGGCTCGGCGTGATGGGTGGAACGTTCGACCCCATCCACCACGGGCACCTGGTCGCCGCCAGCGAGGTGGCCGACCGGTTCGAGCTCGACGAGGTGGTCTTCGTGCCGACCGGCCAGCCGTGGCAGAAGGGCCGCGACGTCACCGCCCCCGAGGACCGCTATCTGATGACGGTCATCGCGACCGCGTCCAATCCGCGGTTCAGCGTGAGCCGTGTCGACATCGACCGGGGCGGGCCCACCTACACCAAGGACACCCTGCGGGACCTGCATCGGCTCAACCCGGACGCCGACCTGTTCTTCATCACCGGCGCCGACGCGCTGGCGTCGATCCTGACGTGGCAGAACTTCGAGGAGATGTTCTCGATCGCCAACTTCGTCGGGGTGAGCAGGCCGGGCTACGAGCTCGACGGCAAGCACATCGCGGCGGCGATCAAAGAACTGCCCGACGACGCGCTGCAACTCGTCGAGGTGCCCGCGCTGGCGATCTCGTCCACCGACTGCCGCAAGCGCGCGGAGGAGAACCGGCCGATCTGGTACCTGGTGCCCGACGGTGTCGTCCAGTACGTCACCAAACGCAAACTCTATGCCGCCCAATCACTCACAACACAGGGGAAGCATCAATGA
- a CDS encoding GntR family transcriptional regulator, translating to MPPATPRYIAIAALVRDRIETEQLGPHTLLPSERELAEQHGVSRMTARQALSLLESEGVVYRKPPRGTFVAEPRVRFHIGSFSEEVARLGLRPAARLLWAEHQHPTPAVQLALGLEDGAMVHAFHRLRSVDDVPFALETTFLPADLTPGILDESGDGSLWAVLRDRYGIDLARSTAVLESIVLDDASSAQLGVRAGSAGTLLTRRTEDAAGRCVEYARDVYRADRASFEVSERLGAHRLSPV from the coding sequence ATGCCGCCGGCCACCCCGCGCTACATCGCGATCGCCGCCCTGGTTCGCGACCGCATCGAAACCGAGCAGCTCGGGCCCCATACCCTGCTGCCGTCGGAGCGTGAGCTGGCCGAGCAGCACGGGGTCAGCCGGATGACCGCCCGTCAGGCGCTGTCGCTGCTGGAGAGCGAGGGGGTGGTCTACCGCAAGCCGCCGCGCGGCACGTTCGTCGCCGAACCGCGGGTGCGTTTTCACATCGGCAGCTTCTCCGAGGAGGTGGCGCGGCTGGGCCTGCGCCCGGCGGCCCGCCTGCTGTGGGCCGAGCACCAGCACCCGACCCCGGCGGTGCAGCTCGCGCTGGGACTCGAGGACGGCGCGATGGTGCACGCCTTCCATCGGCTGCGTTCGGTCGATGACGTCCCGTTTGCGCTGGAGACGACGTTCCTGCCGGCGGATCTCACCCCGGGCATCCTCGACGAGTCCGGGGACGGGTCGCTGTGGGCGGTGCTGCGCGACCGGTATGGCATCGACCTGGCGCGATCGACTGCGGTGCTGGAGTCGATCGTGCTCGACGACGCCTCGAGTGCCCAGCTCGGCGTGCGCGCGGGCTCGGCGGGCACGTTGCTGACGCGCCGCACCGAGGACGCTGCGGGGCGCTGCGTCGAGTACGCCCGCGACGTCTACCGCGCCGACCGGGCGTCGTTCGAGGTGTCCGAACGTCTCGGTGCGCATCGGCTCTCACCCGTCTGA
- a CDS encoding ArsR/SmtB family transcription factor, whose product MSTYQDADAWVAMADRTRRSIVERLAHRPMAVGELAADLPVSRPAVSQHLKVLKRAGLVCDRAEGTRRVYQLEPAGLAAMRDELDRFWLRALDGFKELVEDEGDPP is encoded by the coding sequence GTGTCCACTTACCAAGACGCCGACGCGTGGGTGGCGATGGCAGACCGCACCCGGCGGTCGATCGTCGAGCGCCTTGCGCACCGGCCGATGGCGGTCGGTGAACTGGCCGCCGATCTGCCGGTCAGCAGGCCGGCGGTGTCTCAGCACCTCAAAGTGCTCAAGCGCGCCGGCCTGGTCTGCGACCGCGCCGAGGGGACACGGCGCGTCTACCAGTTGGAGCCCGCGGGACTCGCGGCGATGCGCGACGAACTCGACCGGTTCTGGCTGCGCGCCCTGGACGGTTTCAAAGAACTCGTCGAAGATGAAGGAGACCCACCATGA
- a CDS encoding ComEA family DNA-binding protein, with the protein MRTELPAERLQRRLGADVETDTGGDTDGDAGPPDTALTRWLPEAPAGGVAGWVAAVRADPGRAGMLALAGVGVIAVLVTVFALMRNDTPAVAAAKLPPVQMVSSTSPPPDAEPAGPVVVSVVGLVHKPGLVTLDAGARIADALSAAGGTLDGADLLGLNMARRVADGEQIVVGIAAPPGEPAAMGSSVTTDTATTANAPPAQGLDAPQGGSVDLNAATLEQLDALPGIGPVTAAAIIAWRDANGRFSSVEQLGDVDGIGPARLDKLRNLVHV; encoded by the coding sequence ATGCGAACCGAACTGCCTGCCGAACGATTGCAGCGCCGACTCGGCGCCGACGTCGAGACCGATACCGGCGGCGACACCGACGGCGACGCCGGGCCCCCGGACACCGCACTGACCCGCTGGCTGCCCGAGGCGCCGGCCGGTGGCGTGGCGGGCTGGGTCGCGGCGGTGCGTGCCGATCCGGGGCGCGCGGGGATGCTCGCACTCGCCGGGGTGGGGGTGATCGCGGTGCTGGTGACGGTGTTCGCGCTGATGCGTAACGACACCCCGGCGGTGGCTGCCGCGAAACTGCCTCCGGTGCAGATGGTTTCGTCGACGAGCCCGCCACCCGACGCCGAACCGGCCGGGCCCGTGGTGGTCAGCGTCGTCGGGCTGGTGCACAAACCCGGGCTCGTCACCCTGGACGCGGGTGCGCGCATCGCCGACGCGCTGAGCGCCGCGGGCGGGACGCTCGACGGTGCGGATCTGCTGGGGCTGAACATGGCCCGCCGGGTGGCCGACGGCGAGCAGATCGTGGTCGGGATCGCCGCGCCGCCGGGCGAGCCTGCCGCGATGGGCAGTTCGGTCACCACCGACACGGCGACGACCGCGAACGCGCCGCCGGCGCAGGGACTCGACGCGCCGCAGGGCGGTTCGGTGGACCTGAACGCCGCCACACTCGAACAACTCGACGCGCTGCCCGGGATCGGGCCGGTGACCGCGGCCGCGATCATCGCCTGGCGGGACGCCAACGGCCGGTTCTCGTCCGTCGAGCAGCTTGGCGACGTCGACGGCATCGGGCCGGCGCGGCTCGACAAGCTGCGCAACCTCGTTCATGTGTGA
- the gpgP gene encoding glucosyl-3-phosphoglycerate phosphatase: protein MRVRRLVMLRHGQTEYNAGSRMQGQLDTDLTDLGKEQALAAAEVLAKRQPLVIVSSDLRRAFDTAIVLGDRSGVPVQADVRLRETHLGEWQGLTHHEVDAVAPGARMVWRNDSRWAPPGGESRVDVASRSMPAVSELIEQQTDWGAVDPDRPVVLVAHGGLIAALTAALLALPVDNWPILGGMGNASWVQLSGHSDADATAQGIRWRLDVWNASAQVAGDVL from the coding sequence GTGAGGGTCCGGCGCCTGGTGATGCTGCGGCACGGCCAGACCGAGTACAACGCGGGCAGCCGGATGCAGGGTCAGCTCGACACCGACCTGACCGACCTCGGCAAGGAGCAGGCCCTCGCGGCGGCCGAGGTGCTGGCCAAACGCCAACCGCTGGTGATCGTGTCCTCGGATCTGCGGCGCGCATTCGACACCGCGATCGTGCTCGGTGACCGCTCCGGCGTGCCGGTGCAGGCCGACGTCCGGCTGCGCGAAACGCATCTTGGGGAGTGGCAGGGCCTGACGCACCATGAGGTCGACGCCGTCGCGCCCGGTGCTCGGATGGTGTGGCGCAACGACTCTCGGTGGGCACCGCCGGGCGGGGAGAGCCGCGTCGACGTCGCGTCGCGCAGTATGCCCGCGGTGAGCGAGCTGATCGAGCAGCAGACCGACTGGGGTGCCGTCGATCCCGACCGGCCCGTGGTGCTGGTCGCGCACGGCGGTCTGATCGCGGCCTTGACCGCCGCGCTGCTCGCCCTGCCGGTCGACAACTGGCCGATTCTCGGCGGCATGGGCAACGCCAGCTGGGTGCAGCTGTCCGGCCACAGCGACGCCGACGCCACTGCTCAGGGCATCCGGTGGCGGCTCGACGTGTGGAACGCCTCGGCGCAGGTGGCCGGCGATGTCCTCTGA
- the octT gene encoding diglucosylglycerate octanoyltransferase, with amino-acid sequence MSSERPTLLVFCDSLSYYGPTGGLPADDPRIWPNLVATQLDWDVEVIGRIGWTCRDVWWAATQDPRAWAALPRAGAVVFATGGMDSLPSPLPTALRELIRYVRPPFLRRWVRDGYGWVQPRLSPVSRAALPPHLTAEYLEMTRGAIDFNRPGIPVVACLPSVHIAETYGKAHHGREGTVRAITEWAEQHDVPLVDLKAAVGEYVMSGQGNPDGIHWNFEGHRAVADLMLKALAEAGIACP; translated from the coding sequence ATGTCCTCTGAACGCCCCACGCTGCTGGTCTTCTGCGACTCGCTGTCGTACTACGGCCCCACCGGCGGCCTGCCCGCCGACGATCCCCGCATCTGGCCCAACCTCGTTGCCACACAACTGGACTGGGATGTCGAGGTGATCGGGCGGATCGGCTGGACCTGTCGCGACGTGTGGTGGGCGGCCACGCAGGACCCCCGCGCGTGGGCGGCGTTGCCGCGGGCCGGCGCCGTGGTGTTCGCAACCGGTGGCATGGACTCGCTGCCCTCGCCCTTGCCGACCGCGCTGCGTGAGCTGATCCGCTACGTGCGGCCGCCGTTCCTGCGGCGCTGGGTTCGCGACGGGTACGGGTGGGTTCAGCCGCGGCTGTCGCCGGTGTCGCGGGCCGCGCTGCCACCGCACCTGACCGCCGAGTACCTCGAGATGACCCGCGGTGCGATCGATTTCAACCGGCCCGGCATACCCGTCGTCGCCTGCCTGCCGTCGGTGCACATCGCCGAGACCTACGGCAAGGCGCACCACGGCCGCGAGGGCACCGTCCGGGCGATCACCGAATGGGCCGAGCAGCACGACGTTCCGCTCGTCGACCTCAAGGCGGCGGTCGGCGAGTACGTGATGAGCGGTCAGGGCAACCCCGACGGCATCCACTGGAACTTCGAGGGGCACCGGGCGGTGGCGGACCTGATGCTCAAGGCGCTCGCCGAAGCCGGCATCGCATGTCCGTAG
- a CDS encoding maleylpyruvate isomerase family mycothiol-dependent enzyme has protein sequence MMSDLMRMAYDERADLADLLADLTPQEWAHPSLCTRWTVKDVVAHVISYEGLGALGLARRFAKGWVVRANQVGVDELSALSTDELLDGLRSHLRPSGLTAGFGGMIALVDGTVHHQDIRRALHRPRTIPADRLVRILPLIPGNARLGAGRRIRGLTLRATDVDWTHGSGPEVTGPGEALMMAMTGRPAALDDLSGPGKPTLTQRL, from the coding sequence GTGATGTCCGACCTGATGCGGATGGCCTACGACGAGCGGGCCGATCTGGCCGACCTGCTCGCGGATCTGACGCCGCAGGAGTGGGCGCACCCCAGCCTGTGTACGCGGTGGACGGTGAAAGACGTTGTCGCTCACGTGATCAGCTACGAAGGGTTGGGTGCGCTCGGCCTGGCGCGCAGGTTCGCCAAGGGGTGGGTGGTACGCGCCAACCAGGTGGGTGTCGACGAGCTTTCGGCGCTGTCGACCGACGAGCTACTCGACGGCCTGCGCAGCCATTTGCGGCCGTCGGGTCTGACCGCGGGGTTCGGCGGGATGATCGCGCTCGTCGACGGCACGGTGCACCATCAGGACATCCGGCGCGCCCTGCACCGGCCGCGCACCATTCCCGCCGACCGGCTGGTGCGGATCCTGCCCCTGATCCCGGGAAACGCGCGCCTCGGCGCGGGCCGACGAATCAGGGGCCTGACGCTACGCGCGACCGACGTCGACTGGACGCACGGCAGCGGACCCGAGGTGACCGGACCGGGTGAAGCGCTGATGATGGCGATGACCGGGCGGCCGGCAGCGCTCGACGACCTCAGCGGGCCCGGCAAACCGACGCTGACGCAACGGCTTTAG
- a CDS encoding NAD(P)H-dependent amine dehydrogenase family protein, with protein sequence MTPDRPLRVIQWTTGNIGRRSLHAIIGRDDMELVGVYAHGADKVGVDAAELAGWPQPTGVAATNDIEALLAQRPDACCYNPLWPNIDELVRLLEAGVNVCSSAAWITGGKQTPEDLDRIRKACEKGNSTIFGSGAHPGMTNMVGMVLSGACERVDEIRITESVDCSTYESAGTQTAMGFSQDADTPGLAESVRRESEVFAESAAMMADAIGATLDRITFDVEFTTATGDSDLGFMTIPKGTVAGVYGYHRGWVGDRNVVSVGFNWIMGEHVTPPKPLEHGHVIQVFGVPNMRTVLHCLPPRDWTEPGFMGLGMIYTALPVTNAVPAVVAAAPGIVTLKDLPPVTGRAAVG encoded by the coding sequence GTGACACCTGACCGGCCCCTGCGCGTCATTCAGTGGACGACCGGCAACATCGGCCGCCGGTCGCTGCACGCGATCATCGGCCGCGACGACATGGAGCTGGTCGGTGTGTACGCCCACGGCGCCGACAAGGTGGGTGTCGACGCCGCGGAGCTGGCCGGCTGGCCTCAGCCCACCGGCGTCGCCGCCACCAACGACATTGAGGCGCTGCTGGCCCAACGCCCCGACGCGTGCTGTTACAACCCGCTGTGGCCCAACATCGACGAACTGGTCCGCCTGCTCGAGGCCGGGGTCAACGTGTGCTCGAGCGCCGCGTGGATCACCGGCGGCAAGCAGACTCCCGAAGACCTCGACCGCATCCGGAAGGCTTGCGAGAAAGGCAATTCCACGATCTTCGGTAGCGGTGCGCACCCCGGGATGACGAACATGGTCGGCATGGTGCTCAGCGGCGCCTGCGAACGCGTCGACGAGATCCGCATCACCGAGTCGGTGGACTGCTCGACCTACGAGTCGGCGGGAACACAGACCGCGATGGGCTTCTCGCAGGACGCCGACACCCCCGGACTCGCCGAGAGCGTCCGCCGCGAGAGCGAGGTGTTCGCCGAATCCGCGGCAATGATGGCCGACGCGATCGGCGCCACCCTCGACCGGATCACCTTCGACGTCGAATTCACCACGGCCACCGGCGATTCCGATCTCGGGTTCATGACGATCCCGAAGGGCACGGTCGCCGGCGTGTACGGCTACCACCGCGGCTGGGTCGGCGACCGCAACGTCGTCAGCGTCGGGTTCAACTGGATCATGGGCGAACACGTCACTCCCCCGAAGCCGCTCGAACACGGGCATGTCATCCAGGTGTTCGGGGTGCCCAACATGCGCACCGTGCTGCACTGCCTGCCGCCGCGGGACTGGACCGAACCCGGCTTCATGGGTCTGGGCATGATCTACACCGCGCTGCCGGTCACCAATGCCGTGCCGGCGGTGGTCGCCGCCGCGCCGGGGATCGTGACGCTGAAGGACCTGCCTCCAGTAACCGGTCGCGCCGCAGTCGGCTAA
- a CDS encoding DegV family protein, whose protein sequence is MSVVVVTDSSSRLAPDELKQWNIRQVPLHVLVDLIDLRDGVDEVPYDIHAVPRASTAGAAPADLAEAYQHALSDSDGDGVVAVHLSAALSSSYSSAVQAAREFGSSVRVVNSRSAAMGVGFTALAAARAAATGADVDSVEAAARSAVERTSAFIVVHRLDNLRRSGRIGTAASWLGTALSLKPLLALDVDGRLVLDQRIRTIGKAHAAMVDRVVDLVGERRASIAVHHVDNHDGADQLGAALTDRLPQVDPLIVTDMGPVLSIHVGAGAIGVVVQVAD, encoded by the coding sequence ATGTCCGTAGTGGTGGTCACCGACTCGTCGTCGCGGTTGGCGCCCGACGAGTTGAAGCAGTGGAACATCCGTCAGGTCCCGCTGCACGTGCTGGTCGACCTGATCGACCTGCGCGACGGTGTCGACGAGGTGCCCTACGACATCCACGCGGTCCCGCGGGCCAGTACCGCGGGCGCCGCGCCGGCCGACCTGGCCGAGGCCTACCAGCACGCGCTGAGCGACAGCGACGGCGACGGTGTTGTCGCCGTGCACCTTTCGGCGGCGCTGTCGAGTTCGTACAGCTCGGCAGTGCAAGCCGCCCGCGAGTTCGGGTCCTCGGTGCGGGTGGTGAACTCGCGGTCGGCGGCGATGGGTGTCGGCTTCACCGCGCTGGCCGCCGCGCGTGCCGCAGCGACCGGAGCCGACGTCGATTCCGTTGAGGCGGCGGCCCGTTCGGCGGTCGAACGCACCTCCGCGTTCATCGTCGTGCACCGGCTCGACAATCTGCGGCGCAGCGGGCGGATCGGCACCGCGGCGTCCTGGCTGGGCACCGCGCTCTCACTCAAACCGCTGCTGGCCCTCGACGTCGACGGCAGGCTGGTGCTCGATCAGCGCATCCGGACGATCGGCAAGGCGCACGCCGCGATGGTCGACCGCGTCGTCGACCTGGTCGGGGAGCGGCGCGCGTCGATCGCGGTGCACCACGTGGACAACCACGACGGCGCCGATCAGCTCGGCGCAGCGCTGACCGACCGGCTGCCGCAGGTGGACCCGCTGATCGTCACCGACATGGGGCCGGTGCTGTCGATTCACGTCGGCGCGGGCGCGATCGGCGTCGTCGTGCAGGTCGCCGACTAA
- the rsfS gene encoding ribosome silencing factor: MSASDEAVRMATVAAQAAASKLADDVVVIDVSGQLVITDCFVIASASNERQVNAIVDEVEEKMRLAGHKPARREGAREGRWTLLDYVDIVVHIQHQDERNFYALDRLWRDCPTLPIDVDAPPAAEGDQ, encoded by the coding sequence ATGAGCGCCTCCGACGAAGCCGTCCGCATGGCCACGGTGGCCGCACAGGCGGCCGCGTCCAAACTCGCCGACGATGTCGTCGTCATCGACGTCTCGGGCCAACTCGTGATCACCGACTGCTTCGTGATCGCGTCGGCCTCCAACGAGCGGCAGGTCAATGCGATCGTCGACGAGGTCGAGGAGAAGATGCGCCTGGCCGGGCACAAGCCCGCCCGCCGCGAAGGCGCCCGCGAGGGCCGCTGGACCCTGCTCGACTACGTCGACATCGTCGTGCACATCCAGCATCAGGACGAACGCAATTTCTATGCGCTGGACCGGTTGTGGCGCGACTGCCCGACGCTGCCGATCGACGTCGACGCGCCGCCCGCAGCGGAAGGCGACCAGTGA